In a genomic window of Melopsittacus undulatus isolate bMelUnd1 chromosome 1, bMelUnd1.mat.Z, whole genome shotgun sequence:
- the MC4R gene encoding melanocortin receptor 4 gives MNFTKHHGTLQPLHFWNHSYGLHGSASELNGKGHSSGGCYEQLFVSPEVFVTLGIISLLENVLVIVAIAKNKNLHSPMYFFICSLAVADMLVSVSNGSETIVITLLNNTDTDAQSFTINIDNVIDSVICSSLLASICSLLSIAVDRYFTIFYALQYHNIMTVKRVGVIITCIWAACTVSGILFIIYSDSSVVIICLISMFFTMLILMASLYVHMFMMARTHIKKIAVLPGTGPIRQGANMKGAITLTILIGVFVVCWAPFFLHLIFYISCPYNPYCVCFMSHFNFYLILIMCNSIIDPLIYAFRSQELRKTFKEIICCCSLRGLCDFPGKY, from the coding sequence ATGAATTTCACCAAGCACCATGGGACACTCCAGCCTCTCCATTTCTGGAACCACAGCTATGGACTGCATGGAAGTGCCAGCGAGCTGAATGGAAAGGGCCATTCCTCAGGAGGCTGCTATGAGCAACTCTTTGTATCCCCTGAAGTGTTTGTGACTCTGGGCATCATCAGCTTGCTGGAGAATGTCTTGGTCATTGTGGCAATAGCCAAGAACAAGAACCTCCACTCACCAATGTACTTCTTCATCTGTAGCTTGGCAGTGGCTGATATGCTAGTGAGTGTATCTAATGGATCAGAAACTATTGTCATCACGCTGCTAAACAATACAGACACAGATGCACAGAGCTTTACCATAAACATTGACAATGTTATTGACTCAGTGATTTGCAGTTCCTTGCTTGCATCAATTTGCAGTCTTCTGTCAATAGCAGTGGACAGGTACTTTACTATCTTTTATGCCCTCCAGTACCATAATATCATGACAGTGAAGCGTGtaggggtcatcatcacatgcaTATGGGCTGCTTGCACAGTCTCAGGCATTTTGTTTATCATTTACTCTGACAGCAGTGTTGTCATCATCTGCCTTATTAGCATGTTCTTCACTATGCTCATTCTCATGGCATCCCTCTATGTCCACATGTTTATGATGGCTCGAACACATATCAAAAAGATTGCTGTTCTTCCAGGGACTGGCCCTATTCGCCAAGGGGCCAACATGAAAGGGGCCATCACTCTCACCATCCTGATTGGAGTTTTTGTTGTGTGCTGGGCTCCATTTTTCCTGCATCTGATTTTCTACATCTCCTGCCCCTACAACCCTTACTGTGTGTGCTTCATGTCCCACTTTAACTTCTACCTCATCCTCATCATGTGCAATTCCATCATCGATCCACTTATCTATGCATTCCGGAGTCAGGAGCTCAGGAAAACATTCAAGGAGATTATATGCTGCTGTAGCCTGAGAGGGCTTTGCGATTTTCCTGGCAAATATTAA